A stretch of the Clarias gariepinus isolate MV-2021 ecotype Netherlands chromosome 26, CGAR_prim_01v2, whole genome shotgun sequence genome encodes the following:
- the fam162a gene encoding protein FAM162B: MIFNAVSRSRAAFSAFVGQVQRRSAPNSSGWRKFCSKPQEPCVPTQERAGFKMPGYSPSEMDKRMLVWSGRFKSKEQIPQFVSFEMIDAARNRVRVKACYVMIVLTLAGCVWMIVLGKRAAGRHDSLITRNMERKARLREEAQKDLEVEAALNEKKMH; encoded by the exons ATGATCTTCAACGCAGTCAGCAGATCTCGTGCTGCTTTTAGTGCTTTTGTAG GCCAGGTGCAGCGTAGGTCTGCCCCGAACTCATCCGGCTGGAGGAAGTTCTGCAGTAAACCACAGGAGCCATGCGTGCCAACACAAG AAAGAGCAGGGTTCAAAATGCCCGGCTACAGTCCCTCCGAGATGGACAAGAGGATGCTCGTGTGGTCCGGACGCTTCAAATCCAAGGAGCAGATCCCACAGTTTGTGTC ATTTGAGATGATTGACGCAGCCAGGAACCGAGTGCGTGTGAAGGCCTGCTATGTCATGATCGTCCTGACTCTTGCAGGCTGCGTCTGGATGATCGTCCTGGGAAAACGG GCTGCAGGTCGCCATGACAGCCTGATCACCAGGAACATGGAGAGAAAGGCTCGGTTGAGAGAAGAGGCACAGAAGGACCTAGAAGTGGAGGCAGCTCTGAATGAGAAGAAAATGCACTAA